Proteins from a single region of Desertibacillus haloalkaliphilus:
- a CDS encoding sensor domain-containing diguanylate cyclase: MKNEVNVHKKRWLVLVVILVIAAIDIYQHTKSGFSVEMWLRLSGILFISYSVWRLGGKYEQKYESYNQLLHEKEQIKDRLMVVSNKKEEYENLFNSLDGAIYSFDLSNQDIYYSAGINEVYGYSQDAFKDHHELWKEMVHEEDVTKVEEAEKQLLTGETVRVEYRILHPELGQRWLIKISSPTLNKDGILTKINGQFMDITDRKELENKLKQMAYYDELTDLPNRKYLYSYIRKALARAKRSKHNFSLMFIDLDDFKIVNDTMGHEVGDKLLKAVVNRINDCIREEDLIARIGGDEFIVVFEETTKDQIEVISSRLFNSVALPYTIDENEVNISVSIGISMYPDDGEDKETLIDHADKAMYFAKSTGKNNYKIYTHDLHEVKSNNIGLLEKLMNTIQNSKIFK, translated from the coding sequence ATGAAGAATGAGGTTAACGTTCACAAAAAAAGATGGTTAGTCCTTGTTGTTATTTTAGTAATAGCGGCTATAGATATTTATCAACATACCAAAAGTGGTTTTAGCGTAGAAATGTGGTTGCGTTTATCGGGGATATTATTTATTAGCTACAGTGTGTGGAGACTAGGCGGTAAATATGAACAAAAATATGAAAGTTATAATCAATTGTTACATGAAAAAGAACAGATAAAAGATCGGCTAATGGTAGTTAGCAATAAAAAAGAGGAGTACGAAAATCTATTTAATTCCCTTGATGGGGCAATCTATAGTTTTGATCTTTCAAATCAAGATATCTATTATTCTGCAGGTATTAACGAAGTATACGGATATTCACAAGATGCATTTAAAGATCATCATGAATTATGGAAGGAAATGGTTCATGAGGAGGATGTTACGAAAGTTGAAGAGGCCGAAAAACAATTGCTGACAGGAGAAACGGTGAGAGTCGAGTATCGCATTCTTCATCCTGAATTAGGACAAAGGTGGTTAATTAAAATATCTTCACCAACCTTAAACAAGGATGGGATTCTGACAAAAATTAATGGTCAATTCATGGATATTACAGATCGAAAAGAATTAGAAAATAAACTAAAACAAATGGCATATTATGATGAGCTAACCGATTTGCCAAATCGAAAATATTTATATAGTTACATTAGGAAGGCGTTAGCTCGTGCGAAGCGTAGTAAACATAATTTTTCACTTATGTTTATTGACCTTGATGATTTTAAAATTGTCAATGATACGATGGGACACGAAGTTGGGGATAAATTGCTTAAGGCAGTAGTAAATCGTATAAATGATTGTATTAGAGAAGAAGATCTTATTGCTCGAATTGGTGGAGATGAATTTATCGTTGTTTTTGAAGAAACAACGAAGGATCAAATAGAAGTCATTTCAAGCCGTTTATTCAATAGCGTAGCACTTCCCTATACAATCGATGAAAACGAAGTGAATATTTCTGTAAGTATTGGGATCAGCATGTATCCAGATGATGGAGAAGATAAAGAAACATTGATTGATCACGCTGACAAAGCAATGTATTTCGCAAAAAGTACAGGAAAAAATAATTATAAAATCTATACACATGATTTACATGAAGTAAAGTCAAATAACATTGGACTATTAGAAAAATTAATGAACACGATACAAAACTCTAAAATATTTAAATGA